The sequence GCTTCGGTTGGCGGGCGACGGAGTGGGATCTGCAGGGCGTGCCGATCCGGGTCGAGATCGGCCCGCGCGAAGTCGCCGCCGACAACGCCGTCCTGTACCGCCGGGACACGCGTGAGAAGAGCACGCGGGCTCTGCACGCCGTCGCCGAAGAGGCACAGAGACTGACCGCCCGCGTCCAGACCGACATGCTCGGCGCGGCTACGCAGCGACGGGACTCGGTCGTCTCCGACTGCGCGACACTCGCGCAGGTCCGCGACGTCGCGCAGACCGGCGTGGCACGCGTGCCGTGGAGCGTGGTCGGGTCTTCGGGGGAGCAGGAACTCGCCGCAGCCGGCGTGACAGTGCGATGTCTGCAGTCCGGCGGCGGAGCACTACCCGACGATGATGAAGGTGCGATCGCCTACATTGCCCGGGCCTACTGAAGCCGATTCGCAGCGAATCTCGGCGGGCTAATCGTGCAGCACGCCGCCGATGACGAGCGCATGCAGACCCTTTCGGTTCACCTTGCCACTGGGCAGCGTCGGTATCTGATCGCTCGTCGCGCGCACCCACCTAGTCGGCACCTTGTAGGCCGACAACTGCTCGCGCGTGCGGGCGGCGATCGAATCCATGTCGATGCCGTCGCGCGCAGGCACCACCACCGCGCACACCTCCTCGCCGCGCACCGGGTCGTCGATCCCGATGACCACGCACTGTGCGACGTCGGCGAACTGTTCGATCACTGACTCGACCTCGAGCGGTGACACGTTCGCACCGGCGGCTTTGATGAGCTCGCTTGTGCGCCCGACGTAGAACAGGCGCGGATCGCCCTGCTTGCGGTAGACACGGTCGCCGGTGTGAAACCAGCCGTCGGCGTCGAACGTCTCGAACCGTTCGCGCTTGTTGTAGCCCGACATCACCCCGATGCCACGGACGAGAAGCTCACCCATTATTCCGTCGCTGACCTGTTCGCCGTGCTCGTTCACGATCCTCATCTCGGTGTGCGCAAAGCTGCCCGCGGTCTCAGACATAGTGCGGTGCACCGGGAATCCGTCAGGGACGTCGGTCATCGCGATGTCCAGCGGACCGTCGCGGAGCATCGGTGCGCTGGCGAGGTCACGACCGGCGAATGACGGGTGCTCGCGCAGCCGCTGGGTGAAAGCCGGCCAGCCGACTATCCCGGTGGCGCGTTCCTGCTCGATGAGATCGAGTGCCGCCTCGGCGTCGAGCCGAGGCAGGATGAGCAGCGTGACGGGGTCGTGCAAAGCCCCCGTGGCGGCAAGCAGCCCGCCGATCCAGAAAAACGGCATTGCACAGAGAATCCTGGCCGAGCCCGTCGAACGTGTCACGGTTCGGATGGCAGCGGGCCACGTCGATGTCTGCCGAACCAGGGTGCCGTGCGTGTGTAGAACGCCCTTCGGGTCCGCGGTGGAGCCGGAGGTGTGCACCATCACGGCCAGATCCGCGGGTGACACCTCCTCTTCGACGGCAGCCAACATGTCTTGCGGCGCAACCTCATCCGGATCGTCGCGCCACGGGGTCGCCCACGACGCGGGGTCGGCGGTCAGCACGATGCGTCGCAGATAGGGTGCTGCCCGCACGAACAACGCCGCGCCTGTCTGGCCGGGCAGCTCCGGCAGGGCGGCCTCGAGCCGCTCGACGACGTCGATGTCGAGCACGGAGGCCGGGGCGACCAGCGCACCGATGTCGGCGAGCCGCAACACCTTCGCGAGTTCTGCGGAGGCGTACATCGTGCTCAGCGGCACGGCCAGCGCGCCGACGCGGGACACCGCCAGCCACCACACGATCCACTCGACACCGTTGGCGAAGAACAGACCTACGCGAGTGCCCTTGCCGACACCATGAGCCAGCAACCAGCGCGCCGCGTCGGCCGACCGCTGTTCGGCCTGTTGGTATGTCAGCCGATCGGTGGGCGTGACGACATAGGTCTGCGAACCGAAGTCGGACACACATCGTCGGAGAAGTGCGGGCACCGTTGGCCGGGGATCGCTCACCCGCCGATCTTCGCCGATGGCAGTGGCCATGACCACACCGCCCGGTTAGTGCAACTGGTGGTAACAGTAAACTATGATGAGCGCATGGCAGTCGACGCACGGGTCGAACCCGCAGTCCAGCAGGGACTATGGCAGATAGAGGACGTCCTCGACGGGCACGGCAACATCGCGTTGCCGCCGGAGATCACCCTGATCTCACTCATCGAACGCAATATCGCCAACGTCGGCGATACCGTGGCGTACCGCTATCTGGACCACACCCGCTCCGAGGGCGGGCACGCCGAAGAACTCACCTGGGCCCAGCTCGGTGTGCGGATGCGCGCCATCGGCGCGGAGGTCCAGCGATTCACGTCCCGAGGGGATCGGGTGGCGGTCCTTGCCCCGCAGGGCCTGGACTACGTCGCCGGATTCTTCGCCGCCATCAAGGCGGGAACCGTTGCGGTGCCGTTGTTCGCACCCGAGATGCAGGGCCACGCCGAACGGCTCGCGATCACGCTGCACGACTCACGGCCCGCTGTCGTCCTGACCACGTCGTCAGCGTCGGCGGCTGTCGAGGCGGCGCTGACCTTGATCGGATTGAAACCGAGGCCGCATGTCATCGTCGTCGACGAAGTCCCCGATTCGGTCGGGGATGCGTTGGTGCCGGTGCCCTTGGACACCTTGGACATCTCCCACCTGCAGTACACATCGGGCTCGACGCGCGACCCGGTGGGCGTGGAGATCACGCACAGGGCGGTGGGCACCAACCTGACACAGATGATTCTGTCGATCGATCTGCTCGATCGAAACACGCACGGCTGCAGCTGGTTACCGCTCTACCACGACATGGGCCTTTCGATGATCGGCTTTCCTACGGTGTACGGCGGGCACTCCACGTTGATGTCGCCCGCGGCGTTCGTTCGCCGACCCGAGCGCTGGATCCACGCGCTGTCGGTCGAGTCGCGAACCGGGCGCGTCGTCACGGCCGCACCGAACTTCGCCTGCGAATACGCCGCGCAACGTGGTTTGCCTACCGGCGGGGAAGATGTCGACCTCAGCAATGTCGTACTGATCCTCGGGTCGGAACCGGTCAGCACCAAGGCCATCGACGCTTTCACCACCGCCTTCGCGCCGTACGGATTGCCGCCGACGGCGATCAAGCCGTCCTACGGCATCGCCGAGGCGACTCTGTTCGTCTCGACCATCGCACCGACCGCCACCCCGACGGTGACCCATTTCGACCGCGACAGGCTGGAGAAGGGTGAGGCGGTGCGCGTCGACGCCGAAACTCCTGGCGCCGCCCCACACGTCTCATGCGGTCAGATCGCCCGAAGCCAATGGTGCGTGGTCGTGGATTCCGATGACCGCGTTGAATTGCCCGACGGCCGACTCGGCGAGCTCTGGGTGCACGGCGACAACGTCGGTCGCGGCTACTGGGAACGTCCCGAGGACACGCAGCGGAGTTTCGGCGCCGTCCTGCGTTCCCGTACCGCCGATAACAGCCACGCCACCGGTGCCCCGGCCGACGCGACCTGGTTGCGCACCGGCGATCTGGGCTTCTACCTCGACGGCGAGCTCTACGTCACCGGACGCATCGCGGATCTCATCGTCGTCGACGACCGCCGGCTGTTCCCGGAGGACGTCGAGACCACAACCGCCGACGCCTCCCCGATGGTGCGCCGTGGCTATGTCGCCGCGTTCACCGTGCCGTCTGCCGACGGCCAGCGACTGGTGATCGTCGCCGAGCGGGCTTCGGGCACCCGCCGCGCTGACCCCGGTCCCGCCGTCGAGGCCGTGCACACAGAGGTGTCGCGCCGACACGAACTCAGCGTCG is a genomic window of Mycobacterium sp. ITM-2016-00318 containing:
- a CDS encoding His/Gly/Thr/Pro-type tRNA ligase C-terminal domain-containing protein, with amino-acid sequence MLDDVVGIVNPDARRPDHVPRRRRGPGPATGGGADSSGRPRHQGRRRRRQPRCVDAGWQLERRGLRVRLDDDVDQSFGWRATEWDLQGVPIRVEIGPREVAADNAVLYRRDTREKSTRALHAVAEEAQRLTARVQTDMLGAATQRRDSVVSDCATLAQVRDVAQTGVARVPWSVVGSSGEQELAAAGVTVRCLQSGGGALPDDDEGAIAYIARAY
- a CDS encoding class I adenylate-forming enzyme family protein; this translates as MATAIGEDRRVSDPRPTVPALLRRCVSDFGSQTYVVTPTDRLTYQQAEQRSADAARWLLAHGVGKGTRVGLFFANGVEWIVWWLAVSRVGALAVPLSTMYASAELAKVLRLADIGALVAPASVLDIDVVERLEAALPELPGQTGAALFVRAAPYLRRIVLTADPASWATPWRDDPDEVAPQDMLAAVEEEVSPADLAVMVHTSGSTADPKGVLHTHGTLVRQTSTWPAAIRTVTRSTGSARILCAMPFFWIGGLLAATGALHDPVTLLILPRLDAEAALDLIEQERATGIVGWPAFTQRLREHPSFAGRDLASAPMLRDGPLDIAMTDVPDGFPVHRTMSETAGSFAHTEMRIVNEHGEQVSDGIMGELLVRGIGVMSGYNKRERFETFDADGWFHTGDRVYRKQGDPRLFYVGRTSELIKAAGANVSPLEVESVIEQFADVAQCVVIGIDDPVRGEEVCAVVVPARDGIDMDSIAARTREQLSAYKVPTRWVRATSDQIPTLPSGKVNRKGLHALVIGGVLHD
- a CDS encoding fatty acyl-AMP ligase, which encodes MAVDARVEPAVQQGLWQIEDVLDGHGNIALPPEITLISLIERNIANVGDTVAYRYLDHTRSEGGHAEELTWAQLGVRMRAIGAEVQRFTSRGDRVAVLAPQGLDYVAGFFAAIKAGTVAVPLFAPEMQGHAERLAITLHDSRPAVVLTTSSASAAVEAALTLIGLKPRPHVIVVDEVPDSVGDALVPVPLDTLDISHLQYTSGSTRDPVGVEITHRAVGTNLTQMILSIDLLDRNTHGCSWLPLYHDMGLSMIGFPTVYGGHSTLMSPAAFVRRPERWIHALSVESRTGRVVTAAPNFACEYAAQRGLPTGGEDVDLSNVVLILGSEPVSTKAIDAFTTAFAPYGLPPTAIKPSYGIAEATLFVSTIAPTATPTVTHFDRDRLEKGEAVRVDAETPGAAPHVSCGQIARSQWCVVVDSDDRVELPDGRLGELWVHGDNVGRGYWERPEDTQRSFGAVLRSRTADNSHATGAPADATWLRTGDLGFYLDGELYVTGRIADLIVVDDRRLFPEDVETTTADASPMVRRGYVAAFTVPSADGQRLVIVAERASGTRRADPGPAVEAVHTEVSRRHELSVADVRLVPAGAIPRTTSGKLARRACRAAYLSGAFGN